The following are encoded in a window of Staphylococcus piscifermentans genomic DNA:
- a CDS encoding O-acetylhomoserine aminocarboxypropyltransferase/cysteine synthase family protein encodes MTNDFKFETLQLHAGQVVDPTSHSRAVPIYQTTSFTFDDTQHAADLFGLNALGNIYSRLTNPTVAVFETRVAELEGGVAGVAVGSGMAAITYAVQTVAEAGDYIVASSTLYGGTYTLFSHTLPKYGIDVSIVDSKNFDEVKNAIKDNTKAIYIETIGNPEGNVEDVEKLAEIAHEAGIPLIVDNTFASPYLFRPLEHGANIVVHSATKFIGGHGTSMGGVVVDGGNFDWKQNDKFPGLTEPDASYHDLVFADAFGEAALAFKIRTTLLRDTGACLSPLNAFLLLQGLETLSLRMERHVENAEKVAKFLDNHDKVEWVKYAGLPSSEYYDLKEKYLPKGACSIFTFGVKGGYEAGIKFIESLELFSLLANVGDAKSLVIHPASTTHAQLTPEEQLTAGITPETIRISVGLEHIDDIINDLEKGLEAI; translated from the coding sequence ATGACAAACGATTTTAAATTTGAAACATTGCAATTACACGCAGGACAGGTGGTAGATCCTACTTCGCATTCGAGAGCAGTTCCGATTTATCAAACGACATCTTTTACATTCGATGATACGCAACATGCGGCAGATTTATTTGGTTTAAATGCATTAGGTAATATTTATTCTCGTTTAACGAATCCAACTGTGGCAGTCTTTGAAACACGTGTTGCGGAATTAGAAGGCGGCGTTGCAGGGGTAGCAGTAGGTTCTGGTATGGCGGCTATTACGTATGCTGTGCAAACAGTGGCTGAAGCAGGAGATTACATTGTAGCAAGTTCTACTTTATATGGCGGTACATATACTTTATTCAGTCATACTTTGCCTAAGTACGGTATTGATGTTTCTATTGTGGACAGCAAAAACTTTGATGAAGTTAAAAACGCCATTAAAGATAATACTAAAGCTATTTATATTGAAACAATCGGTAATCCTGAAGGTAATGTAGAAGATGTAGAGAAATTAGCAGAAATTGCGCATGAAGCGGGAATCCCATTAATCGTGGATAATACTTTTGCTTCTCCATATTTATTCAGACCTTTAGAACATGGTGCGAATATCGTAGTACATTCAGCTACTAAATTTATTGGCGGACATGGGACATCTATGGGAGGCGTCGTAGTAGATGGCGGCAACTTCGATTGGAAACAAAATGACAAGTTCCCTGGTTTGACTGAACCTGATGCATCTTATCATGATTTAGTATTTGCGGATGCCTTTGGTGAAGCTGCTTTAGCATTCAAAATCAGAACGACGTTGTTACGTGACACAGGCGCTTGTCTGTCTCCTTTAAATGCTTTCTTACTCCTCCAAGGATTAGAGACGTTATCTTTAAGAATGGAACGTCATGTTGAAAATGCTGAAAAGGTTGCTAAGTTCTTAGATAATCACGACAAGGTAGAATGGGTGAAATACGCAGGACTTCCTTCTAGTGAGTACTATGACTTAAAAGAAAAATATCTTCCTAAAGGTGCATGTTCTATTTTCACTTTCGGTGTTAAAGGCGGTTATGAGGCAGGCATTAAATTTATCGAGTCGTTAGAATTATTCTCATTGCTTGCGAATGTAGGCGATGCGAAATCATTAGTGATTCATCCAGCTTCTACGACACATGCTCAATTAACTCCAGAGGAACAACTGACTGCAGGCATTACTCCTGAAACTATTCGTATTTCTGTAGGTCTTGAACATATTGATGATATCATTAATGACTTGGAAAAAGGATTAGAAGCGATTTAA
- the mprF gene encoding bifunctional lysylphosphatidylglycerol flippase/synthetase MprF has protein sequence MSKELKGRLFTIAKIVFATVLFIVVATILYREIAHMDFKKAFILFEKLNRVQLTGVFAIGAASILLLSFYDFIMVRTLKLTIPLGKIFRISYIINALNSIIGFGGFIGAGMRLAVYRNYTKDTKTLMHYISLVLLSMLTGLSFLSILVVTHIFNASHLLYRYPAVHIMMYVVALFLPAFIIFTIKKPVQQNHRLTGVYLTMVSAVEWIAASTVLYFSLRVVHLDVPYTSVIGIFIIAAIAGLISFIPGGFGAFDVVILVGLKHLGLPEEKILLGLLMYRFAYYFIPLLISMILSIFEFGTSARRYIEQSRYYTPAKEVTSFLFSYQKAVVSKIPSLSLGILVAFTSLMFLLNNVSIIYDGLYDPNHMFYYIIVTIHTSACLILMLNVRGIFKQSRRAILFALFAIIIIFAITLYMNTSVLLMFWLVVLFALLVYSFNKTPILKRPLRLRHIVAMFFVSAGMLILNHYIIKLVLNALDAYKMELDNSLLRYYLWLTALVIFILVAFIVWLFEQAYSKERPQPDFERCTEIIQQYGGNYLSHLIYSGDKEVFMDESEEAFVMYRYKSNALVVLGDPIGNPERFHHLLETIYDYAVKMGYEVIFYQASDRYMPLYHDFGNQFFKLGEEAVIDLTTFTTSGKKRRGFRATLNKIADQEIQFEIIEPPFSPELMKQLKHVSDAWLDGKNEMHFSVGQFTDSYISKAPVGILKEKDGRIIAFSSLMPTHYNDSFSVDLIRWLPDVDLPLMDGLYLHLLLWGQEHDYKAFNMGMATLSNVGQTEFSYLNERIAGRIFENFNNLYRFRGLRQYKEKFKPHWEPRYLVYSRHSSLWQNMLKVLRVIRSKQ, from the coding sequence ATGTCAAAAGAATTAAAAGGTCGCTTGTTCACCATAGCGAAAATCGTTTTTGCTACAGTTTTATTTATCGTTGTAGCTACTATTTTGTATAGAGAAATTGCGCACATGGATTTTAAAAAGGCTTTTATTCTCTTTGAAAAATTGAATAGGGTACAGTTGACAGGTGTGTTTGCCATCGGTGCCGCATCTATTTTACTGCTCAGCTTTTATGACTTTATAATGGTTCGCACACTGAAGTTGACGATACCATTAGGGAAGATCTTCAGAATTAGTTATATTATAAATGCCTTGAATTCTATTATTGGATTTGGTGGATTTATCGGCGCAGGTATGCGTTTGGCAGTTTATAGAAATTATACTAAAGATACAAAGACATTGATGCATTACATTTCGTTAGTCTTGCTATCAATGTTGACAGGATTGAGTTTCCTATCGATTTTGGTAGTCACACATATCTTCAATGCATCTCATTTGTTATATCGCTATCCTGCTGTACATATTATGATGTATGTCGTGGCACTATTCTTACCGGCATTTATCATTTTTACCATCAAGAAGCCGGTTCAACAGAATCATCGGTTAACAGGTGTTTATCTTACGATGGTTTCAGCGGTTGAATGGATTGCTGCTAGTACAGTATTGTACTTTTCATTGCGTGTCGTCCATTTAGATGTGCCGTATACTTCAGTGATTGGTATCTTTATTATTGCTGCCATAGCAGGCTTGATCAGTTTCATCCCTGGCGGATTCGGGGCCTTTGATGTCGTGATTTTAGTAGGCTTGAAACATCTAGGCTTACCAGAAGAAAAGATATTGCTAGGTCTCTTAATGTATCGTTTTGCTTATTACTTTATACCGTTGCTTATTTCAATGATATTATCTATCTTTGAATTTGGTACTTCTGCCAGACGCTACATTGAACAATCCAGATATTATACACCGGCAAAAGAAGTCACTAGTTTCTTATTTTCTTATCAAAAGGCTGTCGTTTCTAAGATTCCCTCGTTATCTTTAGGAATTTTAGTCGCTTTTACCAGCTTGATGTTCTTATTAAATAATGTATCGATTATTTATGATGGATTATATGATCCTAATCACATGTTTTACTATATTATTGTGACGATTCATACGAGTGCTTGTTTAATTTTAATGTTAAATGTACGAGGGATTTTTAAACAAAGCAGACGTGCCATTTTATTTGCGTTATTCGCGATTATTATCATTTTTGCAATTACCTTGTATATGAATACATCGGTATTGCTGATGTTTTGGCTTGTAGTTCTTTTCGCATTGTTGGTTTATTCATTCAATAAAACACCGATTTTGAAACGCCCGCTTCGACTGCGTCATATTGTCGCTATGTTTTTTGTCAGTGCAGGTATGCTGATTTTAAATCATTATATTATTAAATTAGTGTTGAATGCGTTAGATGCATACAAGATGGAATTAGATAATTCTCTCTTACGTTATTATTTATGGTTGACAGCACTCGTCATTTTTATCCTTGTGGCATTTATTGTCTGGTTATTTGAACAAGCGTATTCTAAAGAACGTCCGCAACCAGATTTCGAACGTTGTACAGAGATTATCCAGCAATACGGCGGCAACTATTTAAGCCACCTTATCTATAGTGGGGATAAAGAAGTATTTATGGATGAATCTGAAGAAGCATTTGTGATGTACCGCTACAAATCCAATGCTTTAGTTGTACTTGGAGACCCTATCGGTAATCCGGAACGTTTCCACCATTTATTAGAGACGATTTATGATTATGCAGTGAAGATGGGCTATGAAGTGATTTTCTATCAAGCGAGCGATCGTTATATGCCGTTGTATCATGATTTCGGTAATCAGTTCTTTAAATTAGGGGAAGAAGCGGTAATTGATTTAACGACCTTTACGACTTCAGGTAAGAAACGCAGAGGCTTTAGAGCGACTTTGAATAAAATTGCTGATCAAGAGATTCAATTTGAAATTATAGAACCGCCATTTTCACCGGAATTGATGAAACAACTGAAACATGTCAGTGATGCATGGCTGGATGGAAAAAATGAAATGCATTTTTCAGTCGGCCAGTTTACAGACAGTTATATCTCTAAAGCACCGGTCGGTATCTTAAAAGAAAAAGACGGCAGAATTATTGCCTTCAGCAGTTTAATGCCGACGCATTATAATGATTCATTCTCTGTAGACCTTATCCGTTGGCTCCCTGACGTTGATTTACCATTGATGGATGGTTTATACCTCCATCTGCTGTTATGGGGCCAAGAACACGATTATAAGGCATTCAACATGGGAATGGCGACCTTATCTAATGTTGGACAAACAGAGTTCTCTTATTTGAATGAACGTATCGCAGGTCGCATATTCGAAAACTTCAACAATTTATATCGCTTCCGCGGATTAAGACAATACAAAGAAAAGTTCAAACCTCATTGGGAACCGAGATACTTAGTGTATTCTAGACATAGTTCACTATGGCAGAATATGTTGAAAGTACTGCGTGTCATTCGTTCTAAACAATAG
- a CDS encoding AI-2E family transporter produces the protein MANNDKPQRFSLSETRFMKFIGGKNLLFGLVMLILIGIAIFIFDKVSYIFQPFVIIFNTIAAPVILGLILFYLFNPIINIMERYRIPRLWGIIILYCVAVAVIALIVNLLIPVIGGQIKTFSHHVPRYVDKFNDIVDRVTSMSRGTGFSSFYGQIQDQLDKFAKKVPGMVSDYFDGFGTKVMSFAEAVVNVGVVLVTTPFVLFFFLKDGHHFKEMAIRIVPPKFRQDFHEIIESMSLQVGSYIQGQMFVSLCIGILLFIGYSIIGLDYSLVLACIAAVTSVVPYLGPTIAISPAIVMALITSPIMLLKLVIVWTLVQFFEGHFISPNVMGKTLKVHPLTIIFVLLCAGNLLGIVGVILAIPGYAVLKVLVMHLFDIFKRRYNRYYGQDSEPYEVENEEWKDNPNNEVR, from the coding sequence ATGGCAAATAACGATAAGCCACAGCGTTTCTCACTGAGCGAAACGCGCTTTATGAAATTTATCGGGGGCAAGAATTTGTTATTTGGCTTAGTCATGTTGATACTTATCGGTATCGCTATTTTTATTTTTGATAAAGTCTCTTACATATTCCAGCCTTTTGTAATTATTTTTAATACGATAGCCGCACCGGTTATTTTAGGATTAATTCTCTTTTATCTCTTTAATCCTATCATTAACATTATGGAACGTTATCGTATCCCAAGATTATGGGGAATTATCATCTTATATTGTGTCGCTGTAGCAGTCATTGCATTGATTGTTAACTTATTAATCCCGGTTATTGGAGGTCAAATCAAAACATTCAGTCATCACGTACCGCGCTATGTTGATAAATTTAATGACATTGTTGATCGAGTGACGAGCATGTCGAGAGGCACAGGGTTCTCAAGCTTTTATGGTCAGATTCAAGACCAATTAGATAAATTTGCGAAAAAAGTGCCTGGTATGGTTTCGGATTATTTTGATGGCTTCGGAACAAAAGTGATGTCGTTTGCGGAAGCGGTTGTTAATGTCGGAGTAGTTTTAGTTACGACACCCTTTGTACTCTTCTTCTTCTTGAAAGACGGTCATCACTTTAAAGAAATGGCAATTAGAATTGTACCGCCGAAATTCCGTCAAGACTTTCATGAAATAATTGAAAGTATGAGCTTACAGGTTGGTTCTTACATTCAAGGTCAAATGTTTGTATCATTATGTATCGGTATTCTGCTATTTATCGGATATTCGATTATCGGATTAGATTACAGTTTAGTGCTTGCATGTATCGCAGCAGTAACAAGTGTAGTTCCTTATTTAGGGCCTACCATTGCGATTTCACCCGCGATTGTCATGGCATTGATTACTTCACCGATTATGTTATTGAAACTCGTAATTGTGTGGACTTTGGTACAATTCTTTGAAGGACACTTTATTTCACCAAATGTCATGGGCAAAACATTAAAAGTACATCCGTTAACGATTATTTTCGTACTTTTATGTGCTGGAAATTTATTAGGTATTGTCGGTGTTATCTTAGCAATACCAGGATATGCTGTCTTAAAAGTACTAGTGATGCACCTCTTTGATATCTTCAAACGTCGCTATAACCGCTATTACGGACAAGATTCAGAGCCTTATGAAGTTGAGAATGAAGAATGGAAAGATAATCCTAACAACGAAGTACGTTAA
- the ptsG gene encoding glucose-specific PTS transporter subunit IIBC, producing the protein MKNLLKIFFGQLQRIGKALMLPVAILPAAGILLAFGNAMHNEQILHFAPWMEHHVIQLISQIMEVSGQVIFDNLPLLFAMGTALGLAGGDGVAGIAALVGYLIMSATMGKVAGITIDDIYSYAEGAKTLGQSAKDPAHALILGIPTLQTGVFGGIIIGGLAAWCYNKFYNIQLPQFLGFFAGKRFVPIITSLVAILTGIVLSFVWPPVQEGLNALSNFLLGKNLALTTFIFGVIERALIPFGLHHIFYAPFWFEFGHYVNEAGNLVRGDQRIWMAQYQEGVPFTSGAFTTGKYPFMMFGLPAAAFAIYRQAKPERRKVVGGLMLSAALTAFLTGITEPLEFSFLFVAPILYVVHVILAGTSFLIMHLLHVQIGMTFSGGFIDYILYGLLSWDRSNALLVIPVGIAYAFIYYFLFTFLIKKLNLKTPGREDKEVENKDVSVSELPFEVLAAMGHKENIKHLDACITRLRVEVRDKELVDVEKLKQLGASGVLEVGNNMQAIFGPKSDQIKHDMQQIMDGTISSPAETTVTEDGDLETAEIVAEGGALVYAPITGEAVALSEVPDKVFSEKMMGDGIAIKPETGEVVAPFDGTVKMVFPTKHALGLESKDGIELLIHFGLETVKLEGEGFEILVQENEPIILGQPLMKVDLDYIKEHADSTITPIIITNTGSANIEVLHSGKVEQGEKLILVNH; encoded by the coding sequence ATGAAAAATCTATTGAAAATATTTTTCGGTCAATTACAACGTATCGGGAAGGCATTAATGCTGCCAGTTGCAATTTTGCCAGCCGCTGGTATTTTATTAGCATTTGGTAATGCGATGCATAATGAACAAATTTTACATTTTGCGCCATGGATGGAGCATCATGTGATTCAGCTTATCAGTCAAATTATGGAAGTATCCGGACAAGTGATTTTTGATAATTTGCCTTTACTCTTTGCAATGGGTACAGCTTTAGGTTTAGCGGGCGGTGATGGCGTAGCAGGTATTGCTGCTTTGGTCGGTTATTTGATTATGAGTGCGACAATGGGCAAGGTTGCAGGCATCACTATTGATGACATTTATTCATATGCAGAAGGTGCCAAAACATTAGGACAATCTGCTAAAGATCCTGCGCATGCATTGATTTTAGGTATACCAACACTACAAACGGGAGTTTTCGGGGGGATTATTATCGGGGGATTAGCAGCTTGGTGCTATAACAAATTTTACAATATCCAGCTCCCTCAATTTTTAGGATTCTTTGCAGGTAAGAGATTCGTGCCGATTATTACTTCACTTGTGGCAATCTTAACAGGGATTGTATTGAGCTTTGTTTGGCCGCCAGTACAAGAGGGTTTGAACGCTTTATCTAATTTCTTGTTAGGTAAAAACTTAGCACTGACAACCTTTATCTTCGGAGTTATCGAACGTGCGTTGATTCCTTTCGGCTTACACCACATTTTCTATGCACCATTCTGGTTTGAGTTCGGACACTATGTCAACGAAGCGGGCAATCTCGTTCGTGGAGACCAACGTATCTGGATGGCACAATATCAAGAGGGTGTACCATTTACTTCAGGTGCTTTTACAACAGGTAAATATCCATTTATGATGTTTGGTTTGCCTGCAGCAGCCTTTGCAATTTATCGTCAGGCTAAACCTGAACGCCGTAAAGTGGTTGGCGGTTTGATGCTATCTGCAGCCTTGACTGCATTTTTAACAGGTATCACTGAGCCTTTAGAATTCTCATTCCTATTTGTAGCGCCGATTCTTTACGTGGTACATGTAATTTTAGCAGGTACTTCATTCTTAATTATGCACTTATTACACGTTCAAATCGGTATGACTTTCTCAGGCGGCTTTATCGACTACATTCTTTACGGATTGCTATCTTGGGATCGTTCTAATGCCTTATTAGTCATTCCAGTCGGTATTGCGTATGCCTTTATTTATTACTTCTTATTTACATTCTTAATTAAAAAGTTAAACTTGAAAACACCTGGGCGTGAAGATAAAGAAGTTGAGAATAAAGACGTTTCTGTCAGTGAATTGCCATTTGAAGTTTTAGCAGCGATGGGTCATAAAGAGAACATTAAACATTTAGATGCTTGTATTACGCGTTTACGTGTAGAAGTCAGAGATAAAGAATTGGTTGATGTGGAAAAATTAAAACAACTCGGTGCTTCAGGCGTGCTGGAAGTCGGTAATAACATGCAAGCGATTTTCGGACCGAAATCTGATCAAATTAAACATGATATGCAGCAAATTATGGATGGAACTATATCCTCTCCAGCCGAAACTACGGTTACTGAGGATGGTGATCTTGAGACAGCTGAGATTGTCGCTGAAGGCGGTGCTTTGGTTTATGCGCCGATTACTGGAGAAGCGGTGGCTTTAAGTGAAGTGCCTGATAAAGTCTTCTCTGAAAAAATGATGGGCGACGGAATCGCAATCAAACCAGAAACAGGAGAAGTCGTAGCACCGTTTGACGGCACAGTCAAAATGGTCTTTCCGACAAAACATGCGCTTGGTTTAGAATCTAAAGATGGAATCGAACTCCTGATTCATTTTGGTTTAGAAACTGTTAAATTAGAGGGAGAAGGATTTGAAATCTTAGTGCAAGAAAATGAACCGATTATTTTAGGTCAACCATTAATGAAAGTAGATTTAGATTATATCAAAGAACATGCTGATAGTACTATCACACCGATAATTATTACAAATACAGGAAGCGCAAATATTGAAGTCTTGCATTCGGGAAAAGTAGAACAAGGTGAGAAGTTAATTTTAGTAAATCATTAG
- the ptsG gene encoding glucose-specific PTS transporter subunit IIBC, protein MWKKFFGQLQRIGKALMLPVAILPAAGLLLALGNAFQGDALQHLLPFIQADGFQNVAKMMEGAGGIIFDNLAIIFALGVAIGLASGDGVAAIAAFVGFIVLNKTMGMFLGVTPEKAADAATGFANVLGIPTLQTGVFGGIIIGALAAWCYNKFYNISLPSYLGFFAGKRFVPIMMATCSFILAFPMAIIWPSIQGGLNAFSEGLLASNTGLAVFLFGFIKRLLIPFGLHHIFHAPFWFEFGSYKNAAGQIIHGDQRIFIEQIRDNVPLTSGKFMQGEFPVMMFGLPAAALAIYQTAKKENKKVVAGLMLSGALTSFLTGITEPLEFSFLFVAPLLFFIHAVLDGLSFLILYLLDLHLGYTFSGGFIDFFLLGILPNKTHWWMVIPVGLVYAAIYYIIFRFLIVKFNFKTPGREDKEVKSSNVAASELPFKVLDAMGGKENIKHLDACITRLRVEVNDKAKVDVEELKDLGASGVLEVGNNMQAIFGPKSDQIKHDMQQIMDGKITSPEETTVTEEGDKETAEIAAAGGGVVYAPIKGEVVDITEVPDKVFSEKMMGDGIAIKPETGEVVAPFDGVVKMVFPTKHAIGLESKDGIELLIHFGLETVKLEGQGFDILVKENENIVLGQPLMKVDLDYIKEHADSTITPIVVTNLNGRAMEVLQHGEVKQGDKVILVK, encoded by the coding sequence ATTCAAGCAGATGGTTTTCAAAATGTTGCCAAAATGATGGAAGGAGCCGGCGGAATTATCTTTGATAATTTAGCGATTATCTTTGCACTCGGTGTAGCAATTGGTTTAGCATCCGGTGATGGTGTTGCAGCCATTGCAGCATTTGTCGGTTTTATTGTTTTAAATAAAACAATGGGCATGTTCTTAGGAGTAACACCTGAAAAAGCAGCAGATGCTGCAACAGGATTTGCGAATGTATTAGGTATTCCAACACTGCAAACAGGCGTGTTCGGCGGTATCATCATCGGTGCATTGGCAGCATGGTGTTATAACAAGTTCTATAACATTTCGTTGCCAAGTTATTTAGGGTTCTTTGCAGGTAAACGCTTCGTACCGATTATGATGGCAACTTGTTCGTTTATTTTAGCTTTCCCGATGGCGATTATTTGGCCGTCAATCCAAGGGGGATTAAATGCATTTAGTGAAGGATTATTAGCTTCTAATACAGGTCTTGCCGTATTCTTATTTGGTTTCATTAAACGTTTATTAATTCCATTCGGTCTGCACCATATTTTCCATGCACCGTTCTGGTTTGAATTCGGATCATATAAAAATGCAGCAGGACAAATTATTCATGGGGACCAACGTATCTTTATCGAACAAATACGTGATAATGTACCTTTAACATCAGGTAAATTCATGCAAGGTGAATTCCCAGTAATGATGTTCGGTTTGCCAGCAGCAGCCTTAGCTATTTACCAAACCGCTAAGAAAGAGAATAAAAAAGTTGTTGCAGGTTTGATGTTATCAGGGGCTTTGACTTCATTCTTAACAGGTATTACTGAACCATTAGAATTCTCATTCTTATTCGTAGCACCTTTATTATTCTTTATCCATGCTGTCTTAGATGGATTATCATTCTTAATTTTATACTTATTAGATCTGCATCTCGGTTACACCTTCTCAGGTGGTTTCATCGACTTCTTCTTACTAGGCATCTTGCCGAATAAGACACACTGGTGGATGGTTATCCCTGTAGGATTGGTTTATGCAGCGATTTACTATATTATCTTCCGCTTCCTTATCGTTAAATTCAACTTCAAAACACCTGGACGCGAAGATAAAGAAGTGAAATCATCAAATGTTGCAGCCAGCGAATTGCCTTTTAAAGTATTAGATGCAATGGGCGGCAAAGAAAATATCAAACATTTAGACGCTTGTATCACGAGATTGCGTGTTGAGGTTAACGATAAAGCTAAAGTAGACGTTGAAGAGTTGAAAGACTTAGGTGCTTCAGGAGTACTTGAAGTCGGCAATAACATGCAAGCAATTTTCGGACCGAAATCCGATCAAATTAAACATGATATGCAGCAAATTATGGATGGTAAGATTACGTCTCCAGAAGAAACAACAGTCACTGAAGAAGGCGATAAAGAAACAGCAGAAATCGCTGCAGCAGGCGGTGGCGTTGTTTATGCACCGATTAAAGGTGAAGTAGTCGATATCACAGAAGTGCCTGATAAAGTCTTCTCTGAAAAAATGATGGGTGACGGAATCGCAATCAAACCAGAAACAGGTGAAGTCGTAGCGCCGTTTGACGGAGTAGTTAAAATGGTCTTCCCGACAAAGCATGCGATTGGTTTAGAATCTAAAGATGGAATCGAACTACTGATTCACTTTGGTTTAGAAACAGTTAAACTAGAAGGTCAAGGCTTTGATATTCTTGTGAAAGAAAATGAAAATATTGTCTTAGGACAACCATTAATGAAAGTAGATTTAGATTACATCAAAGAACATGCAGATAGTACAATTACACCAATTGTGGTGACAAATTTAAATGGCCGTGCAATGGAAGTATTGCAACATGGTGAAGTGAAACAAGGCGACAAAGTGATTTTAGTAAAATAA